AAAGGGAGCAGACAAAAAGCCCTTACAATTTCATCCAAAGGCTTTTGTTGTAATTTAAAGGTGTTGTAATCCAAATCCTTGTTTTTCAAAATAGCAATTCTTTCCTTGCATGGTTTTCTGCGCCGGATTCTGAAGATAAGGGTAAGATATTTTGTCAGCAAAAAAGCCTTCCAGATTGTATCTGAAAGGCTTTAATTTTCTTTCGTAGTCCATAGGGGAATCGAACCCCTGTTTGAAGAATGAAAATCTCCTGTCCTAACCCCTAGACGAATGGACCGTTTTTCGGGTTCGGCGATCGGCATAAAGCCATCTCGCCGGTAATTAACTATAATAAAAAAACGCCCTGTTTGGCAGAGCGCTTTTGGTAGTCCATAGGGGAATCGAACCCCTGTTTGAAGAATGAAAATCTCCTGTCCTAACCCCTAGACGAATGGACCAACTTTTACTTAAAGTACCCCGTGGTTTGGGATTGCAAAGATAGGTATTGGATGAGAAAATCAAAATGTTTTTTTAAAAAAATAAATATACCTCATGAAAGTTTCTGTTTTTCAGGCTGATAAATTAAATTTAGCTATACGGTATTGCATTTTGTATCTGCTTACAGCTATCTTTATTCCATAAAACAATCCAACTATTTATGAAAGCCATCTGGAATAACCAGGTCATTGCCGAAAGCAATGACACCATTGTTGTTGAAAATAACCATTATTTCCCTAAAGAAAGCGTTAAGGCCGAGTACCTTAAAGAAACCGACGTGCACACCACCTGCCCCTGGAAAGGCAAGGCATCATATTATACTCTGTTAGTTGACGGCAAGGAAAACCAGGACGCTGCCTGGT
The sequence above is a segment of the Mucilaginibacter celer genome. Coding sequences within it:
- a CDS encoding DUF427 domain-containing protein is translated as MKAIWNNQVIAESNDTIVVENNHYFPKESVKAEYLKETDVHTTCPWKGKASYYTLLVDGKENQDAAWYYPEPKEAATNITNYVAFWKGVKITE